In a single window of the Desulfovibrio sp. ZJ209 genome:
- a CDS encoding S24 family peptidase: MSAPELPCLTLDDLVIPHPEKTYFLRASGESMLGAGIMPGDLLVVEKAEDAPSGKIVIASLGGEVTVKRLHRRSGRVLLRPENAAYPDINITGREDARIVGVVIGCLHALY, encoded by the coding sequence ATGAGCGCCCCTGAATTGCCATGCCTTACCCTTGACGATCTGGTGATCCCGCACCCGGAAAAAACCTATTTCCTGCGCGCGTCCGGCGAGTCCATGCTGGGCGCTGGCATCATGCCCGGCGACTTGCTGGTGGTGGAGAAGGCAGAGGACGCGCCCTCGGGCAAGATCGTCATTGCGTCCCTGGGCGGTGAGGTCACGGTCAAGCGCCTGCATCGCCGCTCGGGCCGTGTGCTGCTGCGGCCCGAGAACGCCGCGTACCCGGACATCAATATCACCGGGCGCGAGGATGCCCGCATTGTGGGCGTGGTCATCGGCTGCCTGCACGCCCTGTACTAG
- a CDS encoding (deoxy)nucleoside triphosphate pyrophosphohydrolase produces MKAEAAKPACDALPLIDVAAGILWRGGRLLAAQRPGGKPLAGFWELPGGKLEAGESAESALARELAEELGLTVREARFWRLAEHAYPARGIRVRLHFFHVTEFDGEPVVKRNLVCKKTKLSLQISK; encoded by the coding sequence ATGAAGGCCGAGGCCGCAAAGCCCGCTTGCGACGCCCTGCCGCTCATTGACGTGGCCGCGGGCATCCTCTGGCGCGGGGGGCGCCTGCTCGCCGCGCAAAGGCCCGGGGGCAAGCCGCTGGCCGGCTTCTGGGAACTCCCGGGCGGCAAGCTCGAAGCCGGGGAAAGCGCGGAATCGGCCCTCGCCCGCGAACTCGCGGAGGAACTCGGCCTCACGGTGCGCGAGGCGCGCTTCTGGCGCTTGGCCGAGCACGCGTATCCTGCGCGTGGCATCCGCGTGCGGCTCCACTTCTTCCATGTGACGGAGTTTGACGGCGAGCCCGTTGTAAAGCGAAATTTAGTTTGCAAAAAAACGAAACTTAGTTTGCAAATTTCAAAATGA
- a CDS encoding ABC-F family ATP-binding cassette domain-containing protein, with translation MKIAVQELSKAFGGRDIFNNFSLEVDSGVRLCVCGPNGTGKSTLLRLLAGVEAPDGGRVLLPKGCRLGYVEQELSDEALDTPLLNYVLDVLHDWNDFWAQWEQAAQAGDEARLTRLMERQAELEAVYGYNPEHRAKAVLSGLGFSEAKWGRTLRELSGGWRERAKLARVLVAGADVLLLDEPTNHLDMEAVEWLEGFLREFSGALVFVAHDRVFMDNVGTHVLYLGLSRPVYRKATYSQFLRLQEEYNAQREREAKALQDELDRKMAFVERFRAKATKARQAGSRQKMAKKLEKELEDYRPEPRRRELNFVWPEAPHSEKVVLSAAELAFHFPDGKTMWPPLTFTLYRGARIALVGHNGCGKSTLLKLLAGSLERTGGSLVTGSLTRLGYYTQHQMETLRPDTTVLAELRRLADPRTTEEELMSVLGLFLLGQQYFDRQVSALSGGEKSRLVLASLFLKRCNFLLLDEPTNHLDLESREALARALQKFDGTLLMVAHDRWLLSQVGAEAWELDSRGITVYPDFAAYDTARKARLAGVSASALLTLDGGDAPAEAAQPAPRVAPLSREDQKKRKREEAAQRNALHKALKPLQEKYEKLEAELARVLEEQGAAEAQLADPEVYADHARSGELLKRFEECRGRGEALVEEMAELEAKLDEVRARHGAGAEKDA, from the coding sequence GTGAAGATCGCCGTTCAGGAACTCTCCAAGGCCTTTGGCGGCCGGGACATCTTCAACAATTTCTCGCTGGAGGTGGATTCCGGCGTACGGCTCTGCGTCTGCGGGCCCAACGGCACGGGCAAGTCCACCCTGTTGCGGCTTTTGGCCGGCGTGGAGGCGCCGGACGGCGGCCGCGTGCTGCTGCCCAAGGGCTGCCGCCTGGGCTATGTGGAGCAGGAGCTTTCCGACGAGGCGCTGGATACGCCGCTGCTCAACTATGTGCTCGACGTGCTCCACGACTGGAACGACTTCTGGGCCCAGTGGGAGCAGGCCGCCCAGGCCGGGGACGAGGCGCGCCTCACGCGCCTCATGGAACGCCAGGCCGAGCTCGAGGCTGTCTACGGCTATAACCCGGAGCACCGCGCCAAGGCCGTGCTCTCGGGCCTTGGCTTTTCCGAGGCCAAGTGGGGCCGCACCCTGCGCGAGCTTTCCGGCGGCTGGCGCGAGCGCGCCAAGCTCGCCCGCGTGCTCGTGGCCGGGGCGGACGTGTTGCTCCTCGACGAGCCCACCAACCACCTCGACATGGAGGCCGTGGAGTGGCTGGAGGGCTTTTTGCGCGAATTTTCGGGCGCCCTCGTCTTTGTCGCCCATGACCGCGTGTTCATGGACAATGTGGGCACCCATGTCCTCTATCTCGGGCTTTCCAGGCCGGTCTACCGCAAGGCTACCTACAGCCAGTTTTTGCGCCTCCAGGAGGAATACAACGCCCAGCGTGAGCGCGAGGCCAAGGCCCTGCAGGACGAGCTCGACCGCAAAATGGCCTTCGTTGAGCGCTTCCGCGCCAAGGCCACCAAGGCCCGCCAGGCCGGGTCACGCCAGAAGATGGCGAAAAAACTGGAAAAAGAGCTGGAGGATTACCGCCCGGAGCCCAGGCGCCGGGAGCTCAACTTCGTCTGGCCCGAGGCCCCGCATTCGGAAAAGGTCGTCCTCTCGGCGGCGGAGCTGGCCTTCCACTTCCCGGACGGAAAGACGATGTGGCCGCCGCTCACCTTCACCCTGTACCGGGGGGCCCGCATCGCGCTCGTGGGCCACAACGGCTGCGGCAAGTCCACCCTGCTCAAGCTCCTGGCCGGCAGCCTCGAGCGCACGGGCGGCTCGCTCGTCACGGGCTCGCTCACGCGCCTCGGCTACTACACCCAGCACCAGATGGAGACGCTGAGGCCCGACACCACGGTGCTCGCCGAGCTACGCCGCCTTGCCGACCCGCGCACCACCGAGGAGGAGCTCATGAGCGTGCTCGGGCTCTTCCTCCTGGGGCAGCAGTATTTCGACAGGCAGGTGAGCGCGCTCTCGGGCGGCGAAAAAAGCCGCCTCGTGCTGGCGAGCCTCTTCCTGAAGCGCTGCAACTTCCTCCTTCTGGACGAGCCCACCAACCATCTCGACCTTGAAAGCCGCGAGGCCCTCGCGCGGGCGCTGCAAAAATTCGACGGCACCCTGCTCATGGTGGCGCATGACCGCTGGCTGCTCTCGCAGGTGGGCGCCGAGGCGTGGGAGCTGGATAGCCGCGGCATCACGGTCTACCCCGATTTTGCGGCCTATGACACGGCGCGCAAGGCCCGGCTGGCCGGGGTCTCCGCGAGCGCCCTCCTCACCCTCGACGGCGGGGACGCCCCGGCGGAAGCGGCGCAGCCGGCCCCGCGCGTGGCGCCCCTCTCCCGTGAGGACCAGAAAAAGCGCAAGCGCGAGGAGGCGGCCCAGCGCAACGCCCTGCACAAGGCGCTCAAGCCCCTGCAGGAGAAATACGAAAAGCTGGAGGCCGAGCTCGCCCGCGTGCTCGAGGAGCAGGGAGCGGCGGAAGCCCAGCTCGCCGACCCCGAGGTCTATGCCGACCACGCCCGCTCCGGCGAACTGCTCAAGCGCTTCGAGGAATGCCGCGGCCGTGGCGAGGCGCTGGTGGAGGAAATGGCGGAGCTGGAGGCAAAGCTCGATGAAGTCCGCGCCCGTCATGGCGCCGGAGCGGAGAAGGACGCATGA
- a CDS encoding NAD(P)-dependent oxidoreductase, giving the protein MTDTAAPSPHTAPAQLAGKRVLVTGGTGFLGGHLLPQLLESGARVTCLARAGSDVSRLPAGVAVARGDCASGEGLASALAGQEICIHMAALLFGLGWQDYLRANGRAAAQLARAAQGSPALRRFVLVSSLAAAGPAADPAKAPGSPGAPNTPCRPVSAYGWSKLLGEEILGRALGERLVVLRPPIIYGSGDKGLLPVFKGVARGVAVSPGLFHSFPVSVIHADDAAQAVLLACGEGARGTYYIDDGASHDMASFCRAMGVALGRERVHILKLPLPLMALTAALSSLAGVAVARLGRLCGLQAPRRAPNWNLDKYREARAPGWLCDARRIRDDLGFAPRMDLEAGMAEAVAGYRREGWL; this is encoded by the coding sequence ATGACGGACACGGCGGCACCCTCCCCCCATACCGCCCCCGCGCAGCTCGCGGGCAAGCGCGTGCTCGTCACCGGCGGCACCGGCTTTCTTGGCGGCCATCTTTTGCCGCAGCTTCTCGAATCCGGCGCCCGTGTGACCTGCCTTGCGCGCGCAGGCTCGGACGTGAGCCGGCTGCCCGCCGGCGTGGCCGTGGCCCGGGGCGATTGCGCCAGCGGCGAGGGTTTGGCCTCCGCGCTGGCCGGCCAGGAAATCTGCATCCACATGGCCGCCCTGCTCTTCGGGCTCGGCTGGCAGGACTATTTGCGCGCCAACGGCCGCGCGGCCGCCCAACTGGCCCGGGCCGCGCAAGGTTCCCCCGCGCTTAGGCGCTTCGTGCTCGTCTCCAGCCTCGCGGCGGCCGGCCCGGCGGCGGACCCGGCGAAAGCCCCGGGCAGCCCCGGCGCGCCCAACACCCCCTGCCGCCCGGTGTCGGCCTATGGCTGGTCCAAGCTCCTCGGCGAGGAGATCCTCGGGCGCGCGCTGGGCGAGCGGCTGGTGGTGCTCCGGCCGCCCATCATCTATGGCTCGGGCGACAAGGGCCTTTTGCCGGTCTTCAAGGGCGTGGCCCGTGGCGTGGCCGTGAGTCCGGGACTGTTCCACAGCTTCCCCGTTTCCGTCATCCATGCCGACGACGCGGCGCAGGCCGTCCTCCTCGCCTGCGGGGAGGGCGCGCGGGGAACCTATTATATTGATGACGGAGCCAGCCACGACATGGCCTCCTTCTGCCGGGCCATGGGCGTGGCGCTCGGCCGCGAGCGCGTGCATATCCTGAAGCTCCCCCTGCCGCTCATGGCCCTGACCGCGGCACTCTCAAGCCTCGCGGGCGTGGCCGTCGCGCGACTTGGGCGGCTCTGCGGCCTTCAGGCGCCCCGGCGCGCGCCAAACTGGAACCTTGACAAATACCGCGAGGCTCGGGCGCCCGGCTGGCTCTGCGACGCCCGGCGCATCCGCGACGATCTCGGTTTCGCGCCGCGCATGGACCTTGAAGCAGGCATGGCCGAGGCCGTGGCCGGCTACCGCCGCGAGGGCTGGCTGTGA
- a CDS encoding dihydroorotate dehydrogenase translates to MDLSVTLKGQCRDLTLKNPVLTASGTFGSGLEFAPYGDLASLGGIVVKGLSLKPRQGNPRPRIVETTAGMLNAVGLQNDGVEAFLNFKLPHLPWRETAIVANLYATSPEEFRELAIRLNGEPGIAALEVNVSCPNVAAGGALFGQDPKLAHAVTRAVREGAPDKHVMVKLSPNVTDIALMARSVEDAGADSVSCINTLLGMAVDLPRRRPALANIVGGLSGPAIKPVALRCVWQVARAVRIPVVGLGGIITADDALEFLLVGASAIQVGTANFLRPDAAFALVAELPAACERAGAASPRELTGALVTD, encoded by the coding sequence ATGGACCTTTCCGTCACCCTCAAGGGCCAGTGCCGCGACCTCACCCTGAAAAACCCCGTGCTCACGGCCTCGGGCACCTTCGGGAGCGGCCTTGAGTTCGCGCCCTACGGCGACCTCGCCTCCCTCGGCGGCATCGTGGTCAAGGGGCTGTCGCTCAAGCCGAGGCAGGGCAACCCGCGGCCGCGCATCGTGGAGACCACGGCCGGCATGCTCAACGCCGTGGGCCTCCAGAACGACGGGGTGGAGGCCTTCCTCAACTTCAAGCTCCCGCATCTGCCCTGGCGCGAGACGGCCATCGTCGCCAACCTCTACGCCACGAGCCCGGAGGAATTCCGCGAGCTCGCGATCCGCCTCAACGGGGAGCCGGGCATCGCCGCCCTCGAGGTCAATGTCTCCTGCCCCAATGTGGCCGCGGGCGGCGCCCTCTTCGGGCAGGACCCGAAGCTCGCCCACGCCGTCACCCGCGCCGTGCGCGAGGGCGCGCCGGACAAGCACGTCATGGTCAAGCTCTCGCCCAACGTGACGGACATCGCCCTCATGGCCAGGAGCGTGGAGGACGCCGGGGCGGACAGCGTCTCGTGCATCAACACCCTGCTTGGCATGGCCGTTGATTTGCCGAGGCGGCGGCCGGCGCTCGCCAACATCGTGGGCGGGCTCTCCGGGCCGGCCATCAAGCCCGTGGCCCTGCGCTGCGTGTGGCAGGTGGCGCGGGCCGTGCGCATCCCCGTGGTGGGGCTCGGCGGCATCATCACGGCGGACGACGCGCTGGAATTCCTCCTCGTGGGCGCGAGCGCCATTCAGGTGGGCACGGCCAACTTCCTTCGGCCGGACGCGGCCTTCGCCCTCGTGGCGGAGCTCCCCGCCGCCTGCGAGCGCGCGGGCGCCGCATCCCCGCGCGAGCTTACCGGCGCGCTGGTGACGGATTAG
- a CDS encoding dihydroorotate dehydrogenase electron transfer subunit — protein MSTPSSSLLTVLDLVPFGQTGPEHRFFALRLSRPDWPDWNRWRPGQFVMVRPLSFGLEIPWARPFGICHMTARHLICFFQVHGRGTQRMAKLAPGDEVRVWGPLGNGFAMEEDTPTLLLAGGMGIVPFVGYVNRHPQPWNLTMLFGHREPLGCYPVDSINERIPVDTLREPESGDLDDFIFTLQERIRDNAEQHGLVLACGPRPFLLTVQRLAATFGARAQLSLENRMACGVGACLGCVTRTTAAWPVAATRETPVQVCTQGPVFWASQVEL, from the coding sequence ATGTCCACTCCATCCTCGAGCCTGCTCACGGTCCTCGACCTGGTGCCCTTCGGCCAGACCGGGCCGGAGCACCGCTTCTTCGCCCTGCGCCTCTCCCGCCCCGACTGGCCCGACTGGAACCGCTGGCGCCCCGGCCAGTTCGTCATGGTGCGGCCGCTCTCCTTCGGGCTTGAGATCCCGTGGGCGCGGCCTTTCGGCATCTGCCACATGACGGCCCGGCACCTCATCTGCTTTTTCCAGGTCCACGGGCGGGGCACGCAGCGCATGGCGAAGCTCGCCCCCGGCGACGAAGTGCGCGTCTGGGGGCCGCTCGGCAACGGCTTCGCCATGGAGGAGGACACGCCCACCCTGCTGCTCGCCGGCGGCATGGGCATCGTGCCCTTCGTGGGCTATGTGAACCGGCACCCGCAGCCGTGGAACCTCACCATGCTCTTCGGGCACCGCGAGCCCCTGGGCTGCTACCCGGTGGACAGCATCAACGAGCGCATCCCCGTGGACACCCTGCGCGAGCCCGAATCCGGCGACCTCGACGATTTCATCTTCACCCTGCAGGAGCGCATCCGCGACAATGCGGAGCAGCACGGCCTCGTGCTCGCCTGCGGGCCGCGCCCCTTCCTCCTGACCGTGCAGCGGCTCGCCGCCACCTTCGGCGCGCGGGCCCAGCTCTCGCTCGAAAACCGCATGGCCTGCGGCGTGGGCGCCTGCCTCGGCTGCGTGACGCGCACCACGGCCGCGTGGCCCGTGGCCGCCACGCGCGAAACGCCCGTGCAGGTCTGCACCCAGGGGCCCGTGTTCTGGGCCAGCCAGGTAGAGCTCTGA
- a CDS encoding Xaa-Pro peptidase family protein, with protein sequence METLAGEERETGASPEARAMYAARRDRLRGLMAERGLDALLVNRAPNRFYLSGFELHDPQCNESAGALVITADGRDWLATDARYTDAAARLWDEDRIFRYGGDAARDLAGLLRRSGARAGFEAKGVSFAFGRELITHAGRFPALEAADGLVERLRRRKEPAEIAAMEKSFALNHRLMRHVEEGLARGEWRGREERELAWEIERFFRENGAEGLAFASIVAAGPNGALPHAIPGRTRIPAEGPVLVDVGCRVDSYCSDQTRTFWAGDAPGKEFSRTLSLVREAQAAAMAVMKPCVAFAEVYAAAAAVFAGAGVEKRFTHGLGHGVGLETHEAPSLSPRATGALLPGMTVTVEPGLYYPEWGGVRWEHTVLVTEDGIRAF encoded by the coding sequence ATGGAAACACTGGCAGGCGAAGAAAGGGAAACGGGCGCAAGCCCCGAGGCGCGCGCGATGTATGCGGCGAGGCGCGACAGGCTGCGCGGCCTCATGGCCGAACGCGGGCTCGACGCCCTCCTGGTGAACCGGGCGCCCAACCGCTTCTATCTCTCCGGCTTCGAGCTCCATGACCCGCAATGCAACGAGAGCGCGGGCGCGCTCGTCATCACGGCGGACGGGCGCGACTGGCTGGCCACGGACGCGCGCTACACCGACGCGGCCGCGCGCCTCTGGGACGAGGACCGCATCTTCCGCTACGGCGGCGACGCCGCGCGTGACCTCGCCGGCCTGTTGCGGCGCTCGGGCGCGCGCGCGGGCTTTGAGGCCAAGGGGGTGAGCTTCGCCTTCGGGCGGGAGCTTATCACCCATGCCGGGCGCTTCCCCGCGCTTGAGGCGGCGGACGGCCTTGTGGAGCGGCTTCGGCGCCGCAAGGAGCCGGCGGAGATCGCGGCCATGGAAAAGAGTTTCGCCCTCAACCACAGGCTCATGCGCCATGTGGAGGAGGGCCTTGCCCGCGGCGAGTGGCGCGGGCGCGAGGAGCGCGAACTGGCGTGGGAGATCGAGCGCTTCTTCCGCGAGAACGGGGCCGAAGGCCTCGCCTTTGCGAGCATCGTGGCCGCGGGGCCCAACGGGGCGCTCCCGCACGCCATCCCCGGGAGAACGCGCATCCCGGCCGAGGGGCCGGTATTGGTGGATGTGGGCTGCCGGGTGGACAGCTACTGTTCTGACCAGACGCGCACCTTCTGGGCCGGGGACGCGCCGGGCAAGGAATTTTCGCGCACGCTTTCGCTGGTGCGCGAGGCGCAGGCCGCGGCCATGGCCGTGATGAAGCCGTGCGTGGCCTTCGCCGAGGTCTACGCGGCGGCGGCGGCCGTGTTCGCCGGCGCCGGGGTGGAAAAGCGCTTCACCCACGGCCTCGGGCACGGCGTGGGCCTCGAGACGCACGAGGCGCCGAGCCTGTCCCCGCGCGCCACGGGCGCGCTCCTTCCGGGCATGACCGTCACCGTGGAGCCGGGCCTGTACTATCCCGAGTGGGGCGGCGTGCGCTGGGAGCACACGGTGCTCGTCACGGAAGACGGCATCCGGGCTTTCTGA
- a CDS encoding adenylyl-sulfate kinase, whose translation MPVIWLLGLSGSGKTTLGSLLRLHLESQGHNVAHVDGDAFRRQFGFTGFTPADRIRNIDAMREHALQLHAQGKVCIVTAITPYECMRRKNREQIPLYREIWVRCALKTLVDRDTKGLYARAARGELERLTGVADAFDEPLRADAVIDTDRLTLAESYVALRDVAEDALNVSRSWREFREDLRSPVLPLPPASVHCLKQ comes from the coding sequence ATGCCCGTTATCTGGTTGCTTGGACTCTCCGGCAGCGGCAAGACCACGCTCGGCTCCCTGCTTCGGCTGCATCTTGAAAGCCAGGGCCACAATGTGGCCCATGTGGACGGCGACGCCTTCAGGCGGCAGTTCGGGTTCACGGGCTTCACGCCCGCCGACCGCATCCGCAATATCGACGCCATGCGCGAGCACGCGCTCCAGCTGCACGCCCAGGGCAAGGTCTGCATCGTGACCGCCATCACGCCCTATGAGTGCATGCGCCGCAAAAACCGCGAGCAGATCCCGCTTTACCGCGAGATCTGGGTGCGCTGCGCGCTCAAGACCCTTGTCGACCGCGATACCAAGGGCCTCTACGCCCGCGCGGCCCGCGGCGAGCTCGAGCGCCTCACCGGCGTGGCCGACGCCTTTGACGAACCGCTGCGCGCCGACGCCGTCATCGACACCGACCGCCTCACCCTGGCGGAAAGTTATGTGGCGCTGCGCGATGTGGCCGAGGACGCGCTCAACGTGAGCCGCAGCTGGCGCGAATTCCGCGAGGACCTGCGCTCGCCCGTGCTGCCGCTGCCCCCGGCCTCCGTGCACTGCCTGAAACAGTAG
- the hisH gene encoding imidazole glycerol phosphate synthase subunit HisH, translated as MLAIVDYGAGNLTSVRRALEHCGIPSVVTASPDELLAAEGVIFPGVGAAGQAMQALADAGLEGPLREIVAAGRPFLGICLGCQILLERSEEGDVTTLGLAPGVCRRFPPDMLEEDGTPAPVPHMGWNRLDMVRPSRLLAGIGPDAEFYFVHSYYVDTEPGLEIARTRYGCEFCSVYGRDGFWAVQFHPEKSGRPGLALLENFYAYCREAACSRNGS; from the coding sequence ATGCTCGCCATTGTGGATTACGGAGCCGGAAACCTGACAAGCGTGCGCCGCGCGCTCGAGCATTGCGGCATCCCCAGCGTGGTGACCGCGAGCCCGGATGAACTGCTCGCCGCGGAGGGCGTCATCTTTCCCGGGGTGGGCGCGGCCGGGCAGGCCATGCAGGCCCTTGCGGACGCCGGGCTCGAGGGGCCCCTGCGCGAGATCGTGGCGGCCGGGCGCCCCTTTCTCGGCATCTGCCTCGGCTGCCAGATATTGCTTGAGCGGAGCGAGGAGGGCGATGTGACGACCTTGGGCCTCGCGCCCGGCGTGTGCCGCCGCTTCCCCCCGGACATGCTGGAGGAGGACGGCACGCCCGCCCCGGTGCCGCACATGGGCTGGAACCGCCTCGACATGGTGCGCCCCTCGCGCCTTTTGGCGGGCATCGGCCCGGACGCGGAATTTTATTTCGTCCACAGCTATTATGTGGACACCGAGCCGGGCCTCGAGATCGCGCGCACGCGCTATGGTTGCGAGTTCTGCTCGGTCTACGGGCGCGACGGCTTCTGGGCCGTGCAGTTCCACCCCGAAAAGAGCGGGCGCCCGGGCCTTGCGCTGCTGGAAAATTTTTATGCCTATTGCCGGGAGGCCGCATGCTCTCGAAACGGGTCATAG
- the hisF gene encoding imidazole glycerol phosphate synthase subunit HisF yields MLSKRVIVCLDVRDGRLTKGVRFTGNEDIGDPVESARRYYEEGADEIVFYDITASAERRGIFLDVVRRVAREIFIPFSVGGGVASVADMRAVLLAGAEKVSVNSAAVRDPELVARGAEAFGSQAMVVGMDVLAVPPTETVPSGYEIVVHGGRKRTGLDALAWARRCEALGAGELCVNSIDADGTRDGYELRLTRAIADAVNIPVIASGGAGEPGHLLAAVTEGRASAALVASIVHFGQYSIRACKKCLAEGGVRTRLTW; encoded by the coding sequence ATGCTCTCGAAACGGGTCATAGTCTGCCTCGATGTGCGCGACGGGCGCCTCACCAAGGGCGTGCGCTTCACCGGCAACGAGGACATCGGCGACCCTGTGGAAAGCGCGCGCCGCTATTATGAGGAAGGCGCGGACGAGATCGTCTTTTACGACATCACGGCCTCGGCCGAGCGCCGGGGCATCTTTCTTGATGTGGTCAGGCGCGTGGCGCGCGAGATCTTCATCCCCTTTTCCGTGGGCGGCGGCGTGGCGAGCGTGGCCGACATGCGCGCCGTGCTGCTCGCCGGGGCGGAGAAGGTGTCGGTCAATTCCGCGGCCGTGCGCGACCCGGAGCTCGTGGCCCGCGGGGCCGAGGCCTTCGGCTCGCAGGCCATGGTGGTGGGCATGGACGTGCTCGCCGTGCCGCCCACCGAGACGGTGCCCTCGGGCTATGAGATCGTGGTCCACGGCGGGCGCAAGCGCACCGGGCTCGACGCTCTGGCCTGGGCGCGCCGCTGCGAGGCCCTGGGCGCGGGCGAACTCTGCGTCAATTCCATCGACGCCGACGGCACGCGCGACGGCTATGAACTCAGGCTCACCCGCGCCATCGCCGACGCCGTGAACATCCCGGTCATCGCCTCGGGCGGCGCCGGCGAGCCCGGGCACCTCCTCGCCGCCGTCACCGAGGGGCGGGCCTCGGCGGCGCTCGTGGCCTCCATCGTGCATTTCGGGCAGTACAGCATCCGCGCCTGCAAGAAATGCCTCGCAGAGGGCGGCGTGCGGACACGCCTCACATGGTAG
- a CDS encoding PP-loop family protein: MAEACVPGGLEAKAARLGEVLAQIPRMAVAFSGGLDSRFLCHAAQRAGCDLLLIHGAGPHVPGEESVGAQEWARARGLRLITFVHDPLGLPEVAVNSRERCYACKRALLGGMRAALVSCGEEELVLCDGGNLDDQRAFRPGLRAVAEARVRSPLAEAGLAKADIRELARATGLDRPDQPARPCLLTRLAYGMEPTAALLARVARAEAELGALDAADRADFGAAAGFGEFRLRLKPAPVFQCSRVPARLTAALEEIMAAHGFTPFSVVTGEKVSGFFDAETR, translated from the coding sequence ATGGCAGAGGCTTGCGTGCCGGGGGGGCTCGAGGCGAAGGCCGCGCGCCTCGGCGAAGTGCTTGCCCAAATCCCGCGTATGGCCGTGGCCTTTTCCGGCGGCCTCGACAGCCGCTTTCTCTGCCACGCGGCGCAAAGGGCCGGTTGCGACCTCCTGCTCATCCATGGCGCGGGGCCGCACGTGCCGGGGGAGGAAAGCGTCGGCGCGCAGGAATGGGCGCGGGCGCGGGGGCTCAGGCTCATCACCTTCGTCCATGATCCGCTTGGCCTGCCGGAAGTGGCGGTCAACAGCCGCGAGCGCTGCTATGCCTGCAAGCGGGCGCTCCTCGGCGGCATGCGCGCGGCGCTTGTGTCCTGCGGGGAGGAGGAACTCGTCCTCTGCGACGGCGGGAATCTGGACGACCAGCGCGCCTTCCGGCCCGGGCTTCGGGCGGTGGCCGAGGCCCGCGTGCGTTCGCCGCTGGCCGAGGCCGGGCTTGCCAAGGCGGATATCCGCGAGCTCGCGCGGGCCACGGGCCTTGACCGCCCTGACCAGCCGGCGCGGCCCTGCCTGCTCACGCGGCTCGCCTATGGCATGGAGCCCACGGCGGCGCTTTTGGCGCGCGTGGCCAGGGCTGAGGCCGAGCTTGGCGCGCTGGACGCCGCCGACAGGGCGGACTTCGGGGCGGCGGCCGGTTTCGGCGAATTCCGCCTGCGCCTCAAGCCTGCGCCGGTCTTTCAGTGCAGCCGCGTGCCCGCGCGGCTCACGGCAGCCCTTGAGGAAATCATGGCCGCGCACGGCTTCACGCCCTTCAGCGTAGTGACGGGCGAGAAGGTGAGCGGCTTTTTTGACGCGGAAACACGCTGA
- a CDS encoding zinc ribbon domain-containing protein — MPGVLCVFQAAGRERGRRRNLKGDGFRRPAGPQFFAMPIYEYQCPKCGNIFEEWAKASESHKEEPCPQCGTPSPRIISRTSFVLKGDGWYVSDYGYRKGITEDGGGGAAVPAPSTPTTPAKQGEKALAKADAKPAKAEAAPKAEKAAKPAKAKAAANGAKKA, encoded by the coding sequence GTGCCCGGCGTTCTGTGCGTTTTTCAGGCCGCGGGCCGCGAGCGTGGCCGGCGGCGCAACCTCAAGGGAGACGGCTTCCGGCGCCCCGCCGGGCCGCAGTTCTTCGCCATGCCGATTTACGAATATCAATGCCCCAAGTGCGGCAACATCTTTGAGGAATGGGCCAAGGCCTCCGAATCGCACAAGGAGGAACCGTGCCCCCAGTGCGGCACGCCCTCGCCGCGCATCATCTCGCGCACGTCCTTCGTGCTCAAGGGCGACGGCTGGTATGTGAGCGATTACGGCTACCGCAAGGGCATCACCGAGGACGGCGGCGGCGGCGCGGCCGTGCCCGCCCCGAGCACCCCCACCACGCCGGCCAAGCAGGGCGAGAAGGCCCTTGCCAAGGCGGACGCCAAGCCCGCCAAGGCCGAAGCCGCGCCCAAGGCCGAAAAGGCCGCCAAGCCCGCCAAGGCCAAGGCCGCGGCCAACGGCGCCAAGAAGGCGTGA